From a single Leishmania braziliensis MHOM/BR/75/M2904 complete genome, chromosome 28 genomic region:
- a CDS encoding putative protein kinase produces MTTEVGPDDSVVNNFIITPPSPRSEWTIHDFELLHKLGGGNYGDVYLASVRKSNYVVAIKKLSIKKLAEFDIANQLRREIEIAFNTRHKYLLRTYAYFFDEHDIYLILEPCSNGMLYSELNRVKLFPPPTAARYVAQLTEALLYLHQHHILHRDIKPENILLDHNQNIKLADFGWSVHDPLNRRKTSCGTPEYFPPEIVSRQMYDMTADLWCLGIFCFELLVGHTPFVCKDNDQIYKKIHAMQYTIPDSVPPEAKDLISNLLVREGSKRLALHRVLNHPFLLKYYYVPNGITPPTGKRPRS; encoded by the coding sequence ATGACGACGGAGGTTGGCCCTGATGACAGTGTCGTGAATAACTTCATCATTACCCCACCGTCCCCAAGGTCGGAGTGGACAATACACGACtttgagctgctgcacaagcTGGGTGGTGGAAACTACGGCGATGTCTACTTGGCGAGTGTGCGCAAGAGCAACTATGTCGTGGCCATCAAGAAGCTCTCTATCAAAAAACTGGCAGAGTTTGATATCGCCAACCAGCTGCGGCGCGAGATCGAGATCGCCTTCAACACGCGGCATAAGTACCTCCTGCGAACCTATGCCTACTTCTTCGACGAGCACGATATTTACCTCATCCTGGAGCCGTGCAGCAATGGTATGCTCTACAGCGAGCTGAATCGCGTGAAGCTGTTCCCACCACCGACGGCAGCCCGCTACGTAGCACAGCTGACCGAGGCGCTTCTGTacctccaccagcaccacaTTCTGCATCGCGACATCAAGCCAGAGAACATTCTGTTGGACCACAACCAGAATATCAAGCTCGCCGATTTCGGCTGGTCGGTGCACGATCCGCTGAATCGGCGCAAGACCTCCTGCGGGACGCCAGAGTACTTTCCGCCTGAGATTGTCAGTCGGCAGATGTATGATATGACCGCCGACCTCTGGTGCCTGGGCATCTTCTGCTTTGAGCTACTTGTGGGCCACACGCCGTTTGTGTGCAAGGACAACGACCAAATCTACAAGAAGATCCATGCGATGCAGTACACCATCCCGGACAGCGTTCCACCAGAGGCAAAGGATTTGATTTCGAATCTGCTCGTCCGCGAGGGGTCGAAGCGGCTGGCGCTACATCGCGTGCTGAACCACCCGTTCTTGCTCAAATACTACTATGTGCCGAACGGTATTACACCCCCGACGGGAAAGCGGCCGCGCAGCTAG